The window GAAAAACTAGTAACTGGCTGATTAGGGGTAGGCTTTATTAGAAACTCGACAAGGAGGAATTGCAGAAAATATGTTTTGATTGGTTTgataaatttttcaaatttgattGGATTGGATTTTTAAGGTCGGACTTTTACAACATGCTTAACTGAGTATAGTTGCTGTATGACAACCATTTACATATGTTTGATATTTCGTCCATTCTACAAGTGAAGTCTTGTACTGAGTTTTTGAGGTCTGTCTACGCTCAGACGGCATAGGCACTGATGACATGTGATCCGTTTAATGGAACTCTGAGAGTTATCAGTGGTGTTTTTCGATATGAATGCCGTTAAAATTAGCCGGCCATAAAATATCTATTGAATTGGGACTTGGAAGACTGGGGTATATAAGAAGTGACGAGTGCGATCATAACTTGTACAAAGAGAATGTTGTTTTTTGAACTTAACATTATTCATGTTTATGCTATTTTTCACTAGAAGATATTCTGATACATGTTACATTATTGGTGTTCGTTGGTGGAGTATCATTAATGATCAGCTTACGTAACTGTACTAAATTTGTGATCATTACCAATTTCTATAGAATGGTTTGAGTTGATAATATGATCTTCAAAGTTGGTTAACATTGAGCCCCCCTTAATAAGCAAAAATGTCATTTCACCTATGAGTTCTCATCGAAAATGACAAGTAATAAAAGAAATTCTGAATACTATCATGCCTACAAATGTATCATCCTCTCTAGTAGTTTAGAGGGTTACTTCTAGTGACTTGTTTAGTAGATAATGTGGTTATGAATTTCCATTTGTGTAGTAAATGTTATCATCTGAAaagtattcaaaattttaattgagaGTTCTAAAGTGGATTGGTTGCTAGCAAATAATTTAGAATGTCAACAAGACATAATGTGAGGCTGTTTGTTTTTTCTCCTTCAAGTAAAAGCATTGAGATGCCGCTGCCTTGTCTATTCTCgtattcaaataaacaaaattcaGACTAATTGTAAGATGGCATTAAATTTAGACTGATCCCCTATGTACTTGTGCTAAGCTTTCTTTGTTTGGTGTGTTTTCTACTTACTTGAACCAACATTGCAATTTTagtaatgttattaatgtacgTGGCAGATCTTAAACACTCACGCCATTCAGTTTTTCCTTCACCTCTTTTGCATTAATTTTAACAGGGATACGTGTAATTCTCAAAGTAAAAAGGGAACGTTTTTGAGGTTTTACATAGGCCAAGAGGTCATTTGGAACTCACTTCTAGTAAGGAAAAAAAACCTTCTGCAGATTATGCATGTCTATTCCCGGGGTCATTGATGATAATGTTGACGCAGCTCTCTCTTTACCAAGTAGGACAAAATCTCTTGGTGCCATATCATTTGGTAGCAGTGACCTACCAACGACAGTAGGCAACACAGAAGTTTCTCGCTCTTCTTCAGGAATTTCTAGCTATAGAGTTGGAGAGTTCGTTCTGTCGAATGGGGACTTTTATTCTGGATCCCTACTTGGGAACAAGCCCGAGGGTTCAGGTCTATATATTTGGTCAGATAACTGCAAATATGATGGTGAATGGAGACGGGGCATGAGACAAGGATATGGCAAGATGCGATGGCCTTCAGGGGCCGTCTACGAGGGTGAATTTTCAGGTGGTTATATGCATGGTACGGGGACATACACCAGGGCTGATAAATTGACATACAAAGGCAGGTGGCGTTTGAATCTCAAACACGGCCTGGGATATGAAACTTACCCTAATGGCGATGTCCTTGAAGGAGCTTGGATTCAGGGAACTGCAGAAGGGCCTGGTAAGTATACATGGGTTAATGGAAATGTCTATTTAGGAAATATGAAGGGAGGGAAGATGTCAGGGACAGGAACGCTTACATGGACAACCGGGGACTCTTATGAAGGAAGCTGGTTAAATGGCATGATGCATGGATTCGGAGTTTACACATGGTATGATGGTGGGTACTATGTTGGAACTTGGACACGGGGATTGAAGGATGGGAAGGGAGTTTTTTATCCAAAAGGCAGTAAATTTCCGGCTGTTCAAGAATTGTACTTTAATGCGCTGAGAATACGAGGTCTGCTGCCAGATTTgagaagtcagaagcaagtcTCTCGAATTCAACATGCTTCTTCAGTTGACAtgggaaattttaaaattggcGGAAACCGAGGATCTCGTCGTAGTCCTTCTATTAACCTTTCCAATAGAAACCTAATTAATATGGAGCAATCCCGTACAACTAATGTTTCCTTGGAAAGACGCTGGAGTCTTGAGGTTGCTATTGAGAAACACATTGGGAATGATGTATCAAACAATTCTGTTCTAGATGGTGAAGAAAATGAGTTTGATACAAATGCTTCAATTCTTGAAAGAGAATATATGCAAGGtgttttgattagtgagatagtGTTGAACAATAAATTTGCATCATCCAGAAGAGCAAAACGGTGGCAGAAGAAATATGCCAAAGAGGTAAAGAGACCAGGTGAAGCAATCATAAAGGGTCACAGGAGTTATGATTTAATGTTAAGCTTGCAGCTTGGAATCAGGTAAATATAGTTCAGCTAACAATTATAATGCTATTGcagaatttttttaatccaaatccTCTCTCTTCCTTTAATGTTTGGAAATTAGAGCTTCCTTATCTAAGAGGCTTATCCTGATGGACAGCCTCCCCTCTTAGGAATAAGAGATTCAGGGTTCAAGCCTTAGTGGAGCTTGTGTGTGTGAGTATGTAAATTTCTATAATTGACCATggccaaaaaagaaaaagtaaagCTTTCTTCTCTTAAAATATCAGAACTGTCATCTTTATGACTCTGTTGCCTGCAAGCTGCAAGACCATAATGAAGCAGAATCCCCAAATATAAGCATATTTTTTCCCTGAGTCTAATTTGAAATGCCAACACCTCATGACATGACATGGCTTGACACCCTCGTTGGATGCCAATGGGGTGCCAAATGATGTGGCAAAGGGTGTTGATTTACCAAAAACTGGCATCCTATAAAGCAGGGTGCCAACTTCATTTGTGGTCCCAATCATGAATAAAATACTTTTGTTCTAatcatgaataaaatattatgaataaaagttGACATCTAGGGGTGCCAACCATTGGAGTGTATTTTCAAAAATGGATGCTAATAAACGATGTGGAAGTGAGAGAATATAAGAAAATGATATTTTCTATCATGTGGCAAAGTTGGCATCCCTTAAGGGATGTCAACCACTGGAGTTACTTTTGGCATGGCTCTTGTTTATAGCTCTCTTTTGAAGTTAAACACCTAGAAGGTGTCAGGTTGTCAGCTGTGTACAGCTGAAATGATAAAAACACTAAAAAGAATGTTCTGCCTAGAGATGAAACAAGTAAACCTACATCACAAAAGAGTAACACTCTAACAGATGATCAATAGAAGCTACTAGCAGATTCACGTCTATTCTGCCAATACAGAAGCAACAAGTATTTGTCCTTTCCTCAATGTTTTTGTGTGCGCtgtttattttctaaaatacatatagaaGGCAGTTAGATTAGATCGAATGTTAGAGAAATCCTCCTGAAATCGCTGTACACCGACCTCTGCATTTTTTAGTGAAAGCTGTTACCTTTTCTTTGAGTAACTGTAAAGGTGTTtgtatatattagttatttggtTGCTGGGAAGGTTGACAGTAACTTACAATTGACAATGTGATCAGATATACAGTAGGAAAAATTACACCCATACAGAGGCGAGAAGTTAGAAATTCAGATTTTGGACCGCGTGCCAGTTTTTGGATGACATTTCCTAAAGAGGGATCCCAGTTGACACCCTCTCATCAGTCAGAAGATTTCAAATGGAAAGATTATTGTCCAATGGTTTTCAGGTTAGTGGCCATTAATTCTTCTTAAAGTAATTAATTCTAGCTCGAGTAATAGATGATTAATCCATCATCTATATATCCCCTGGTAATTTCTTCATTTCATCAAGCAACCTCCAGTTTTTTGTTCGAGCTTCTGTAGACTTAGTGGCATATTCGCATGAGTTTAGTAGTTAGCTTCTATTACACTTGTTGCAAGTCGTTATGCATTTTTAATGAAGTAGAAACCAGTTCACTGGCTAGTATATAGAGATAAATAAACTTAAGGTAGAAGCACATCTATTAGCTCCATAATTATAGATTTTTCATGCTTTGTTCCTCCAGTCTAATGCATGATACTGATCGAACTTTTCTAACACTCGCTTTTCTTTCctattctcattttttttttgttaaatatgttCTTTTTGTTTCTGGAATATTACGTGTTTGACttaatttcttatatatttcataagttTAATTTGTCACATTGCTTTTTCTCATTACTTAACATGAGTGTTTCCCCTGTGCAGGAATCTAAGAGAGATGTTTAAGATTGATGCTGCTGATTACATGATATCCATATGTGGAAATGATGCTCTTAGGGAACTGTCCTCTCCTGGAAAAAGTGGCAGTGTATTTTTCCTGTCTCAAGATGATCGTTTCATGATTAAGACCCTTAGAAAATCTGAAGTGAAGGTATCCGCAGAATTTAAGATGTTTCAGTATTAATGTATTTTCTTCCATTTGTTCTCTTATGTGTCGTCCTTTTTCAGATTCTTTTTTTCACTTCAACTTAACTCCTTTCCCCAATTCGTTTTTATAGATATGTTTTATTGTTATGCCTTGATATTTTAGTAGAGAGTTCTTGTTTGATACAGTCTGCATTGGTGATAGTAACAGAAGTCAGACAAGATGTGAACAAAGTCTAAGTTAACCTAAAGACTTGAAATGTAAATGCTTTTATTGCATTTAAAACGTTAGACATGTCACCAAACTGCCTATATCTAGTTTTTTGCTGTCTTTGGTTCAAGTTATACCTTACTGATCCTTATTTCCTTAAATGCATGGATCAGATTCAGATAGACCTGGTATATATCATGTTAAAGACCCGACTTGATTTgtataatatcattataattttctaTACAACTCAATCGTTACATATTTCCTATACAACTCATTCGTTACATAGAATTAGATGGTAGAGTACTTCCGGTTATCACATTCAATGTCGTTAATATGAGACTGTAAAAGTACTTAAGATGAAGCGAATCCTAGGTAATCAATTGCTTTCAACAGCAGGTCGAAAGGAAGCATGTTAAACATTTGTAGATACCTAGTCGGTCAAGTTTTATTTATCTATGGTCTATTAGCCGGGTGACCCACTGCTTTGGCTATTCATTTGTTATCTCTGTTTTTGGTAACTGTAGTTATGTAATTTTGTGGATAGAAATTAACAATAAGAAAGAATCTTATCAAGATAATATATGTAGTAAATGATGTGATTCAGTTATTCTTTTCTGGTCATTGGATGTGTTGTAGAACTATAGTTTCTCCTTAAAGTCCTTTACAAGTTAATCTGGCGCATATAGTATGTTGCTATATGGGATGCACTATAATTCAAGAAGATTACTATCAATTTTTTCTGCAGGTTCTTCTCCGGATGCTTCCAGATTACCACAAACATGTTCGAGCTTATGACAACACTCTTATAACCAAATTTTTCGGACTTCATAGGATTGAACCATCAAGTGGCCAAAAGGTATTTAAGCCTTTTAGTAAGTAATCATACAATCAGTATCCAACATGTTTTATATACTAATTTTCTGAACTGTGGTCTGTTGTGAAGTTCCGTTTTGTTGTAATGGGAAATATGTTTTGCACGGAGTTAAGGATACATCGGAGATTTGATTTAAAAGGTTCATCCTTGGGACGTTCTGCAGACAAAGTAGAGATTGACGAGAACACAACGCTTAAAGATCTCGATCTCAACTATTGCTTTTATTTGGAGCCTACTTGGCGCGAAGCTCTTATAAAGTAGGGCAAATCTTCTgaacttgtactttttctataattaataaatttagttgATATTAAATCTCATTATTCCTTCCAGCTGCGCATCATTTAGCATGTCACCTCACATTGCTGTAATCTCCCAAGTCCCAATTATATACCTCTAACTGTGAAAATTCGTGGCAATTTGATGTCTAAATATCTGTTTAAGAATGGTTTTGTTCTCATGTTCAGCTTGCTTGTAGGTTAAAAGGTTGTTCCTTTGTAATATATCTTAAGCGTAACATAGGAAAATCTCCAGTCTGTGCTCACACAAGGGTAATTCATTTGTTTTACTGTACATTTTGTGTCCAGGTATTAGTCGAAcaattttatatgaaatttacACCTTATGTACTTTAACTTCTTTTGTTAAGTCTTTGGTGTATCTTGGATTTTCTTGCCTGTCCATCTGTATTTATAAAGACAGACTAGAACTTATAGTAACTGTACAATCTTCTTTCCATTGCAAAGTTGCACCTTATTAAGATTTACTCCTGCAGGCAGATTGAGATTGATAGTAAATTTCTAGAAGCGCAGAACATCATGGACTACAGTCTTCTGCTTGGTGTCCATTATCGAGCTCCCCAGCATCTGCGATCTCTTATGTCTTATAAACAAAGTCTTGCAGACGGACTTGGAGTAGTTGCGGAAGAAGGTGGGATTCATATTTGAATCagtaatttatgatttaaagATTCCTAAAGTTTCAGTTTCAGGATAGGTCATGCATAAGAAAACTGGTTTCTATTTCACAGTTGAAAGTCTAGACACTGCTGCATTTTTCATaactttattaataaacttCTGAGCACTAGAAGTCTTCTGCAGAGTATCATGAACTTGGATGCATATAAATGAATGGAACTTATCACGGTATCATAATTTAGAAAACTGGTATCTGTATCATTATTGAAAGTCTATACACTGCTGTGTTTAACTTATAGCAATAAACTTGTCAGCTTTAGAAGCCTTCTGCAGAGTATCATGAACTTGGATGCATAGAAATAAATGAAACATATCACAATATGAGATCTAACCTGTGAATATCATTGATTCGCCTTGCACTCTTTTCTTACTGGTACAATTTATACGTTATACTTTTTTAGTATCTTTAGGTAGAACAAGAACACTGGTATTAAATAGCTACATTCGTTTTGTGTGCCTGAGTGTGAACCATGTCTTCCATAACTTTGGCTATCAACCAGACTATCTTCATCCCCCTATTGTAACGTGTATTGCCAAGAATTATTTGTCACAGCATGTGATCTGTtcgaatttttttatatgacatcTGGACTATTTGTTCATTTTGAAGCTAGTAGGTTGAACCTATAATTTAAAAGTTTAGTAGCTCTATAACTCTCTTTTTGTCTGATGAAATATTAATAGCACTATTTCGAGTCCCAGTCTTAATACATATCCAAATAGgaactattatatttttacagCTTATTCTGAAGGGTAGGTAGAGATTCTTATCTTTTGTTACTGGCCATTGTAGCAGGCTCAATGGAGGATGAGATCTCTCCACAAGGCCTTGTGTTGGTCCCACGTGGCATGGAGGATAATAGTGTCGTCGTTGGACCTCATGTCAGAGGCAGACGCTTGCGAACCTCAGCTACTGGCGGCGAGGAAGTGGATCTCCTtcttcctggtacagcaaggtATTGTACTATTATTGTCCATCATGCTTGAAGATTTGTTCTGTGTAATACAAGTAATGTACACACGATATACCTTTCCTTTGCGCAATTTATAAGTTAGTGGTAAGGCAGTATATATATAGCTTAATCCCAGGTCCTGGCTTTGTACACATCATTGTGATGGATTAGAAAGCACCGTAGACCTCAGCCTGGAAGTGAACCAAAAGAGTAAACTCTGGTTTcaaatattaactttttaaGCTATATGTTAAAGTTAAATTACCAGTTCTCTAGTGCCTGCCTgagctctgatatcatgttaacCAGTCCATCTAAACCTTAAGGTAATAGAGGAAGGCCCCGACAGGAATGTATGAAAGTTGCCTCTGTAATTTACGGAGACAGTGGTTATTTATCTGATCAGAGTAGCATGTCACTGTTTACTAGGGATAGTGGGTACATCACAGACTATTTGAAAGAATTTCTGAAGTTACAACTAAAAACCTACCCAGTATGTTCAGGTAAGGTCAATGAAGTTGTAATCTCATAGGCTCTTGCTTCACAGTGATGTCTCTTATTATATCATCGTCAGGCTTCACCGCTTCAGATGAATATTTGTTGTCATATCTTGCTAATTGCCGTGATTAGTATTTATAAACTTCTTGTGCTTGAGCAGACTCCAGATCCAACTCGGGGTTAACATGCCAGCTAGAGCAGAGCATATCCCGGGAAAAAAGGAGTCAGAGATGTTCCATGATGTTTATGATGTTGTATTATACGTTGGTATCATTGACATTTTGCAAGATTATAACGCACATAAGAAGATCGAACATGCATACAAGTCTTTGCAGTTTGATTCTCTGTCAATCTCTGCTGTAGATCCTGTATTCTACTCCAGGCGCTTTTTGGAATTTATGAAGAAGGTATTCCCTCGTAACAGAGTTGCCCCTTGAAAGGCATTTGTCGATGCTAAAAAATTGTGTCCCATCTTGTTTCATAATGTGGCTCAAGCTTTCCAGAATAATAGGCGCTCTTACTGAAGTTGGAAAAGTAAATTGTGCTACTGTGTATATTGCAAAATAGTGAAAATTTTGTGTGGGTTCTTTGAACGCATATGAAGTAGTTTAGAAGTAGTGTATGaagttatttatatcattatactATCTTCGTTCTTCCAGATATATTTGTCACTCTGTTTAGATCATTGATTGTCGTGGGCTCGTGGCTTAATGCACAAGAATTTCAGAGTTCAAAATACAAATACAGGAATACAGATACTAACTTCACTCCCTGGTAGTTCTGTAGTCTGTGGCACTTTTTTGTCATTTTAATCTCCAACGTTCGACCTCATCTTGCAAGACAAAGGAGAGTATAAATTAGGCAGTGCTTTTATTTTGTCATAATCGATGCACGAACACTTACACTTGAAGTATATGTAGAGAGAAGAACAAAGACTAAACGACAAAGTGATAGctgtaatttttcaaatttgcaAAATGTTGGTTGGACTTTAAAAATTCTAGAATAATGGCCGGAATTTACTTCCGCCTTTTAAAACGATGGCGACCGTCGTTAATATAGCTCCATTgcctcaaaaaaataaataaaaggaaaGGTATATCATGAACATGTATATTACACCTGAAAACGCCGCTGCGCCTGGCGGTGACTCGCGGAGGAGAAAAAAGAGGGAGGAGACAGCTGGGGAGGAAAACTACATTTTTGAAAAACTACAGCCAGTAAACGCAAAAAACACAGCTGGGACCGTGGGGGAAACGAAAACGCTAGAAGGAGGAAACGAAaacgctagaaggaggggtcgAACCTCCGACCTTGTGGTTAACAGCCACACGCTCTAACCAACTGAGCTATTCCAGCACCGATGACGAAATATTCTTTAATACTATCCCATTTAGTCATTGAATCAGCGGAGCTAAATAGCTAAAGCAACTTCCTATTTCTACTTTCGTTGGAGGCGCGATCGAATTTGAAACAACGTTGATTTGTCcgaccaaaattaaaaaaattatgtatactAGTTGATagcccgtgccaagcacgggttgaaataaaatcttaaaatttgttatttattggaagaataatgtcttttttaattacattattatatttttattatacctatttaaattttgtttttaaatgatatttaaattattgttatttaatataagactttctatatattaaaatttgatcatattttaaatttatttcataataatatgggTCATTGTTATGGAGTccacaaaataagagtattgttgtccaaaattatttaaaaatactctactcgtttcaattttaatttttttagtctacaatatttgtaaacatctgacAGTTTACATGTTATGTTTTACAATATAATCATtgcaatcaaaagataaaaacaattatattataaatcactaaacattatatatgttctaaaatataactcacaagtagaataatgatttgatatcaaatatcttgacgtatgtctagagtttcgattcttttattatatgttgcaatatggataatgacttcattttctttgagtttctatttgtcaagtcagtgttgccaccgccttattcgtccttaccgcaatcttctgaaaaacactaactgataataattattattattaaaaaataaatgaccaagtttttttggtactttggtatcaatatcgaatcttgtttgttttaattctgaaatatgattgaaattttatagatttgtttcgtaaattaaattgtatgagttttaaaaattaaaacgaatatttgacgtatgtctagagtttctgttcttttattatatttggcATATGaacaatgacttcatttttttaagtttccatttgtcaagtcagtgttgtcaccgccttattcgtctttatcgcaatcttctaaAAAgcactgaatgataataataattattattaaaaaataaatgaccaagttttttggtactttggtatcaatatcgaatcttgtttattttaattctgatatatgatagaagttttatagatttgtttcgtaatttaaagtgtatgagttttaaaaattaaaacgaatatttgacgtatgtccAGAATTTcagttcttttattatatgttgcaatatggataatgacttcattttgtttgagtttccatttgtcaagtcagtgttgccaccgccttattcgtctttatcgcaatcttctgaaaaacactaactgataataattattattattaaaaaataaatgaccaagtttttttggtactttggtatcaatatcgaatcttgtttattttaattctgaaatatgattgaaattttatagatttgtttcgtaaattaaattgtatgagttttaaaaattaaaacgaatatttgacgcaagtctagagtttcggttcttttattatatgtggcATATGTacaatgacttcatttttttaagtttccatttgtcaagtcggtgttaccaccgccttattcgtctttatcgcaatcttctaaAAAgcactgaatgataataataattattattaaaaaataaatgaccaAGTTTGACGAACAGCTTTGATTGGATCCGATCTGGTAGAGCGTAGCGCTTATCGTTTAACAGGTACGTAGcctttttggtactttggtatcaatatcgaatcttgtttattttaattctgatatAGGATAGAAgttttatagatttgtttcgtaatttaaagtgtatgagttttaaaaattaaaacgaataatttcgttgacattattattctattgatagaagttttatagatttgtttcgtaatttaaagtgtatgagttttaaaaattaaaacgaataatttcgttgacattattattgaatgataataataataattattaaaaaatatatgaccaaattttttggtactttggtatcaatattgaatcttgtttattttaattctgaaatacg of the Daucus carota subsp. sativus chromosome 4, DH1 v3.0, whole genome shotgun sequence genome contains:
- the LOC108218836 gene encoding phosphatidylinositol 4-phosphate 5-kinase 9: MSIPGVIDDNVDAALSLPSRTKSLGAISFGSSDLPTTVGNTEVSRSSSGISSYRVGEFVLSNGDFYSGSLLGNKPEGSGLYIWSDNCKYDGEWRRGMRQGYGKMRWPSGAVYEGEFSGGYMHGTGTYTRADKLTYKGRWRLNLKHGLGYETYPNGDVLEGAWIQGTAEGPGKYTWVNGNVYLGNMKGGKMSGTGTLTWTTGDSYEGSWLNGMMHGFGVYTWYDGGYYVGTWTRGLKDGKGVFYPKGSKFPAVQELYFNALRIRGLLPDLRSQKQVSRIQHASSVDMGNFKIGGNRGSRRSPSINLSNRNLINMEQSRTTNVSLERRWSLEVAIEKHIGNDVSNNSVLDGEENEFDTNASILEREYMQGVLISEIVLNNKFASSRRAKRWQKKYAKEVKRPGEAIIKGHRSYDLMLSLQLGIRYTVGKITPIQRREVRNSDFGPRASFWMTFPKEGSQLTPSHQSEDFKWKDYCPMVFRNLREMFKIDAADYMISICGNDALRELSSPGKSGSVFFLSQDDRFMIKTLRKSEVKVLLRMLPDYHKHVRAYDNTLITKFFGLHRIEPSSGQKFRFVVMGNMFCTELRIHRRFDLKGSSLGRSADKVEIDENTTLKDLDLNYCFYLEPTWREALIKQIEIDSKFLEAQNIMDYSLLLGVHYRAPQHLRSLMSYKQSLADGLGVVAEEGSMEDEISPQGLVLVPRGMEDNSVVVGPHVRGRRLRTSATGGEEVDLLLPGTARLQIQLGVNMPARAEHIPGKKESEMFHDVYDVVLYVGIIDILQDYNAHKKIEHAYKSLQFDSLSISAVDPVFYSRRFLEFMKKVFPRNRVAP